Part of the Arvicanthis niloticus isolate mArvNil1 chromosome 3, mArvNil1.pat.X, whole genome shotgun sequence genome is shown below.
AGGGGAGTTGGTAGGGGTGGGAGGGCACTTCCTGTTCCTGGGCCTGGCCCTTGTCTCTAAGGACTGGCGATTTCTGCAGCGAATGATCACCGCTCCCTGCATCCTCTTCCTGTTTTATGGGTTAGTATCACCCTTCACCTCTGGCTAGTTCTTGCCATCTTTATCTCCAACGTAGTCCTTAGTCCAGAAACCACTCCTCTCCACCAACTACCCTGTCCCTCAGAGGTGGTAGCTTCCTGTCCCTTCATCCAGAGAAAGCGGGCTTTACAGTCTACTTTACCACCCTGCCTGTAGCTGGCCTGGTCTGTTTCTGGAATCAGCACGGTGGCTGATAGTGAAGCGGCAGATTGAGGAGGCTCAGTCTGTGCTCAGGATCCTGGCTGAGCGAAACCGGCCCCATGGGCAGATGCTGGGAGAAGAGGCCCAGGAAGCCTTGCAGGGTGAGAAGCATGGGGTCCCCGTGTGTGATGACTTCTGCATGGTTGTAGCTGTACCCGAGCAGAGTCTCCATCTCTGTGTGGCAGACCATGGGGTCTCAGCTGTTTCTAATAGCTCCTCTCTTGTCCCCCAAAGAACTGGAGAACACCTGCCCTCTCCCTGCAACTTCCACCTTTTCCTTCGCGTCCCTCCTCAACTATCGCAACATCTGGAAAAATCTGCTTATCCTGGGCTTCACCAAGTGAGCCTGGCTGTCTGAGCTGAGGGCCAGGCCAGTAGCTGGGATAGGGGCTGATTGGGTGGGGGGAGCCTCTCGAAACCCTGCAGAGGATGAAGCTGTGGGAAGCTGTGAATTGGGGTTCAGACGCTGTTCTTTGCTTCCCCAACCTGTCACACAGCTTTATTGCCCATGCCATTCGCCACTGCTACCAGCctgtgggaggaggaggcagcccgTCAGACTTCTACTTGTGCTCTCTGCTGGCCAGTGGCACAGCAGCCCTGGCCTGTGTCTTCCTGGGGGTGACTGTGGACCGTTTTGGCCGACGAGGCATCCTGCTTCTCTCAATGACTCTCACAGGGATTGCGTCCCTGGTCCTGCTGGGCCTGTGGGATTGTGAGCATCTTCTCTTTTCCACCTTGTGGGCCCAGCAAGGGACTCTCAACAGACGTGTCTCTGAAAGGCTTCTAAGACTTAGACCCTCCCCAGACTGCTGTCCAGTTGTGTAAACTTGTCTGTTCCTCCATTCCATTACCGAATGCCCAGAGCCCAAACAGCATGAAGCAGAGGGTTTGAGACCCAAGAGGTTGACATCTGAGACTAGGCCAGCTGTGAGCTCCCCACCTCCACTCATATACCCTTTGGTCCCCAGATCTGAACGACGCTGCGATCACTACCTTCTCCGTCCTTGGACTCTTCTCCTCCCAAGCTTCTGCCATCCTCAGTACCCTCCTTGCTTCCGAAGTCATCCCCACCACTGTCCGGTAAGAGCAGAGGTGACGGTGgggcaaggggcagggccagccaGGCCTTGAGACCTTTGGCTGAAGTAAAGGGATAAAGGGTGCAAAAAAGAAGCTGTTGGAGAAGAGCTGAGGTGAGGCTCACAGCTATAGGCTCAATGCCTTCTCCGTGTTTCTCAGGGGCCGTGGCCTGGGCCTTATCATGGCACTTGGGGCTCTCGGGGGGCTGAGTTGTCCAGCTCAGCGCCTCCACATGGGTCATGGAGCCTTCCTGCAGCATGTGGTGCTGGCAGCCTGTGCCCTCCTCTGCATCCTCAGCATCATGCTGCTGCCAGAGACCAAGCGCAAGCTTCTGCCAGAGGTACTCCGGGATGGGGAACTGTGCCGTCGGCCTTCCCTGCTGAGGCAGCCACCTCCTAACCGCTGTGACCATGTCCCGCTGCTAGCCACTCCTAACCCTGCCCTCTAAGCAGCCTCTGAGCCTGGTGGGAGGCTGGCCATACAGGAAGGTGACAGAGGGCTAGCAAGATAGACAGGAAGGCAAGGCCACCCCATGCAAAAGGCTCAAAGGCGCCTCACACCAGCCAAGTAGGAGAGCTCAGAGGGCCAGTCCCAACCCCACCTCCTCCCCGCTGCTTTCTGTTCACTTCGTCAGCAAAAGTCTGGACAGGGGGAAGAGCACCACACTATAACCATTAGGCCTGGGCTTCATCCTGTTCCCAAAGACATTTCCCAGaccttgctctttctctctctttcattctgttTCAATAAAAGACATTTTGAATAAATGAGCATATCATAGCCTGGACTTCCCTCCCTGTGTTGTCCTTTCATCTCTTGGGGAAAGACTTCTCAGTGGAACATACACCAGTAGCAACATTGTCCTTCTCACTGTGCCCTGCCCAGAAATGTCAACTTAAAGCAAGAACAACCACTCACTGCCTGCTCTGGGCCAGGACCCTGCTAAGTGCTTCACATTTTGTCTCTATCCTTACAACTGCAAGGTAGGTGTTTGGAGCAATTAAGGTTGTGTTGTTAGGAGATAGAAGAATTAACTttaggggctagaaagatggttcagtggctaagagtgcttgctgctcttccagaggacctgagtttggtcccctgCACCCATGTGTGTCTGCTCACATCTAcccataactctagctccagggatctCATACCCTCCAGAAGCACCACATGCAGATGCCTACAGTGATGTACGTGTGCATTAAGATATGGTAATCTCTTTCATTGACGCTGGTGTACTTAACGGGAATTTATCAGATGTGGGACAGGTTACAGGGAGAGCTCAGTGTGGCGAAGCAAGCGTGTATAGCATGGGCAGGCATCTGCAGAAACTCCAGTAGGATTCCTTCTGGGAAGCCCCTTGCAAGTCCTCTCTAGCTAGCTTGAGTAGAGCACTGTTCCTCTCCTAATACTGAAGGacatggaaaaggaaagaaaactgcagTTCGTTTCTAGGACTGGGTGTTTGAAAATGAGCAATAGCTGTCTACCACAGCATTAACTCTTCCCTGTGAGAAGATTGTGTTCAAGGACTTGATAACTTGTCCGAGGTCACAACACTAGTGAGGCCCAGTTAGAGCCCAGACAGAGTCAGAGCTCTTCGAggtacagtggcacatgcctttaatcctagctgtggtggggcagaagcaggaggatctctagttGGAgcctagtctggtctacatagtgagttctaggctagccagagtactgagtaagaccctgtcaaaacaaacaaacaaaccaaaaacaccaaaaacaaaaggaaaaggaagaaaagaataaaagaaaaagtcgCTAGAGCTGGTCTCTGCACTCTAGCCTCTCCTCTTAAACACTGGGGATTCCCTCAGCAGTGAGAAAAGGAGTCTCTTGGCAACCCTGGGAAGTAGCAGTAGAAGACTGCAGCCCAGTTGGTGGAGTGCTTTCTTAGCATGCACTAGCCTGAGGTTTGGTTCTCTGTGCATGTGGTGTACACCCTGAATCTCAGCACTCCGGAGGTGGAGCCAGAGGATCAAAAGCTCAAGGAAATCAACATGGCTGGCCTACAGCACATGAAgtactgtctcaaaagacaaaagtcAAGTTAACGGAAACTCCACAGTAGGAATATTAATAAGAAGGAAGAAATTTGTGGTCAGGAGTACCAAAAGACTGCTTtgctttggagacaggatctttctatatagtccaggctggccttaaacttgccaTTTAGCTCAGGCTAGAAGACTCTGCTTGAAGGACGTGAGGCACCTTCACAGATAAGCCTTCAAGTGGATTCCTTACTCTGTGTGCCTAGCTCAAGCCAATTCCCCAGGCAAAGCAGATTCCTGGAGGTTGAAAAGGGTGAGGTTTATCTTAGGGTGATTCTGAGAGAGGGCTTTTTAGGAAAATGGAAGTCAGGCCAGACTCTTCTAGAAAAAAGCGGTTGATCATGTATCTCTCTGCAGCACTGGGGTTCCCCTTTGCCAGTTCACTTCTGAGGCCACACACTATTAATAAGGTCATGTTACCGGGCTCCAAAAAGAGTTTCTGGAGACCTCATGGGAGCATCCTCATTTGGTCTTCATGGTCCTTTGATAAGGAGGCACTCTTCATTCCTGCTCCATCACATTACAGAGACAGTGTGAAGGGGGCTTGCTGTGCAGGGGCAGGGCCATGGTTCTAAGCCAGGCCTCTGGCTGTTGCTTCTCCCCCCGGTAGGTTACATACCTATTAGGTCTATAATACTAGAATATAGGCATGTATTCTATAGAGCAGCACACATGGAGTCATGTGACTCCAGTGTTGCTTAGCTTTGGGTGAAACGAGACAGAACCACAGTCTCCACTCCAGAGATAACAACCAACAAGATGCTATGTAAGAGGGTACTTGGTctagtttttcagttttgttcatttttcttctttgattttattttttgactattttcaagacagggtttctctatgtaacagccctggttgtcctgaaactcactttgtagaccaggctggccttggactcccagagatctgcctacctctgctccccccccccaacccccccccccccaagtgcaGGATGGCATAGCCACCACACccacctagctttttttttttttttttttttttttttttttaaataaatagagtCTCTTTGTATCTCAGGTTGACATCAAAGTCGCAGTCCTCCAGCCTCCTGGGCACTGTGATCCATGGGGCTTTACCACCAGTTCTGGCTAAGAGACGGTTCAGGGAAAAGCCTCATTCTGTACTGCCACCAAAGAAAGGttgcagaggaaaaagaaaactaaccaGAAAGCTCCTATAGCTCCTTGTACGGGAGGTAAACGTGGACAAGAGAAAGGTAGGGGTCACGGGGAGGTACAGTCACCCTAGTTGCTAGTCCAGTGGAGACAGTGTGTGTAGCTCAAACAACTGACATCAATGTCACCAACCATAAGACCTTATTGGATTCTAACCCTATAGAAAAAATGACTTCCCACGAAGATGTTAGAAGACTATAGCTTGGAGAGGCAACGTATTGAAGGTTACATGGACTGGCTCGTGAAGTAGCCAGATTGCAATACTGTCCTTTTCCTGCACAACAGACAGAAATGCTGAGATGGgggtttgagatagggtctaatACTTAGCTGGCCTAGAATTAGTTCAAGCTGGGTTTGAACTTACagtgaccttcctgcctcagcctccaggtgCTAGGACTATAGGTATGAACCACCAACCATATCTGGCTCAAGACAAGAAATATGAGTGCCATGTGAGAACGTATTTCCCTAATAGTAAGTTCATTAGGAATCCCCAGGAATTTCAAGGAAATGGTTTTCAGGCAAATAAGAGACATGACTCTTCTTCTTAAAGTTCATTCTGGTTGAAATATGAACTTtataagtgttttagttagattTTCAACTAAGAGTCATAATGATTTATTGAgagaaaatcaaaagaatataaaGGGTACATTTCTAACTTTACAAAGTtgtatgaggctggagagatggctcagcagttaagagtactggctagttttccagaggacccaggttcaattcccagctcccaggtgacagctcacaactgtctgtaactccagttccaggagacctgacaccctcatatagacatatatgcagacaaaacaccaaagcaagtgtcttagggttttactgatgtgaacagatatcatgaccaaggcatctcttataaggacaacatttaattggggctggcttacgggttcagaatttcagtccattatcaaggcaggagcatggcagcatccaggcaggcatgacacaggaggagctgagagttctacatcttcatctgaaggctgctagaagactggcatccaggtagctaggatgagggtcttaagcccacacccacaacccacagtgacacacctactctaaaaaggccacacctcctaatagtgccactccctgggccaagcatatacaaagcatcacagtgtgtgaaataaaaataaataaaaagttgtaTTATGAAGTAGGCCAACAAAATAGCTCAGGGCAGGAGAGTGCTTGCCACTAGATCTGACAACCTAGGTCCCATCACCAGGACCCACAAAGTGGGATAGAAAAACCAGATctaacaagttgtcctctaatgGCCCCATTTAcatcatggcacacacacacacacctgtatctCAACACACAATAATAtgttattctctctttttttaaagatttatttattttatttatatgagtgcattgtagctgtcttcagacacaccagaagagggcatcagatcccattacaaatggttgtgagccaccatgtggttgctgggaattgaactcaggacctttggaagagcagtcagtgcttttgctcttaactgctgagccatctctacagctcaaAAGTATACTTTTTTATACTGCTTTTGTATTCTGCAAGTTTAATACCCTTGTATTCTTTCAAAAtgagatctcactatgtagccccaacTAGCAAGGAACTTAATgagtagaccaagctggcttcaaactcacagagatctgcctgtctcagtctcctgaatgCCATATTTAATAAGAGGTTTTGTCAAAGATCTTTTCCTGTCTGACTCTAAGAGAGTTATAACCTACTATGGTCTGAATTTGGTAGCTCCAAATTTATATACTGAAGCCTATTCCCAGGTGTGAGGCTCTCTGGGAGCTGGCAAAGCCACAGAGCCCTGCTTTTATAAAAGTGATTGGTGCCCTTCTCCAAAGATAACCCTGTGACTTTTCTTGCACTTTCTACCATGTGAGATGCAGCAAAAtgtcacctctgacctccacactgaaCTGGCCAACACCCTGAGCTTAATCTCTCAAGCCTCCTTCAGAATGAGAGGTAAGCAACTTTGTGCACTTTCTAGTGTGATACTTTCTCTTCCAAGTCACCCCcacctttatgcttttatttaaatatatatttaaattacacTTCTAGGACCAGGAATATGGTTGAGAgcataaaagtgcttgctacacaggCCTGGTGACTTGAATTCCATCCTTGCACCCCACATAAAGGTAGGACAGTACTGTCTCCACAGGGTTGTCCACCTGCACCATGACATGTGTGTTCCCCctcataacaatttttaaaaattagttgtaTTTCTAAAGTCAGATATGGTGGCTCGTACCTTTCACCCCAGCAGATAGAACTCATAGGACATTgttgtaagcaacagaaattggTTTCTCAGTTTTGACTCAATGGGTGAAAGTGCTCCTGACTGTGTCCACTGGGTCCCAGTCACTATGACCCacaaggcagaaggagagaagccaatcctgcaagttgtcctgacTACTGCATGAGTCAACCCCCCTCCCCATACTAAACAGaagaacaaaatttaataaaaacttaGGGATTTTTTGCAAGTTTTTTTGGTGACACACAAAACAGAGGTGCGACAAACAGACCCCATCCTTCAGTAAACTCTCATTACAGAATGACtctgtttttctatttcaatCATAACATCCTTGCCAGAACCCACACTTGGGAAATGCTCAATACTTAAGTGCTTTTCAATAAGCCTAAAGAGGGAAAAAGGcatgagaatttcatgaattgatgtctcttttttctttctgatgtaGCACCAGttatcctagaacttactatgtagaccagcctgtccttaaactcacagagatctacctgtctttgcattctgagtgctagaattacagtcaTATATCACTATGCCCAGCAGATTTTGTGAATTAATGTTTATGGTGAGGTTGTGATTGATGGAAGATAAGCCAAGACAACTCAGTATTTGTTAAGATAGAACTTCTCTAACCTGATTGGTATTAGAGAAAAGCATActtgggcatggtagtgcataccttcagtcctagcacttaggaagcagaagcatgtggatctctgtgagtctgaggccagcctggtctatttagtgagttccaggacagtcacagctaccctatctcaaaaacaacaaatctCCAAATCTAGCCAGGTGGgctagtgttacttgtatgtatatgattttaagactgaccactttgtattggataaccaattagggtGATAATCCCtggggaaaactatttctcccactcttggcatttcttagttgcctgtagttcgtCTAGGCCTGAGTCCCCATGAGAGTCCCCACTTTCATGTTAGTGTGTCTACTGGTGGTGTACTTGCTCAGATCTTGTTCAGATAGCCATTTGGTTGAGGTATTATCATACATGGTGAAGTTTCCATATCATTTCTAAGAGTCACAGTCTTACAGCTGATTTCTTCATTTCCTGATTCTCTGGCCCTTATTGTCTTTCTCCCTCATCTTGtgtgatgttccctgaaccttataGGAGTCGTATTACAGATAGATCCACTGCAGTTGGGCATCCCACAAACAcatgttttctgcattttgattggttgtgactTTTTGTAATAATCTCTGTTGAAGAGAGCATTTTGTCAGCCTAAGTGGGataatttcatttaaactatatttatatgtattatggaattttcatcattatttttaCCCCTCCCCAGTTACACCACATCCATGATTTTGACAGAGATGTTAGGGTAGCCATAGCAGGCTAGAGAATCAGTGTAAATCATACATGAAAACACCACAAATTCAACTGGAATATATATCAGATGCATGATACAAATGGGGCAAGAAAATATGATTAGGGCCAACCTTGTAAAGGTCTTAGTTCTGAGTTTTTGCTTATTGGTGGCATCACATATATTCTTAGCAACAAGAACAAATGAGTGCCCAAGTAgtaaaagaatggagaagataaCAAACATGATAGAATAGAATGGAGTGGACATAAAAGAATTAAGACCATAGAGGGGTCAAAAAACTCTCATCTggcaggtatggtggtgcacatctgaaatcccagcacttggaaggcagaggcaggagaccagaccagcttggactacatagttAAACTATCTCAAAACACCCAAAACAGTTCACAGAAACTAATTTGTTCTGAGAGTGGTGATACATACCTTAAAATGCGCTATCACAGgtagaagtaggcagatctcatgagttccaggccagtctgttcTCCACACTGATCAGATCTTGGTCCTCCaagaatacatagtgagacctgtctcaaaacaatgtgGAGGGATCTTTCAGAACTAACCATTTAGTGCCCCCTAGTGGATAAGTGAGACCAGAGAAGCATTTATTTGTAACAAATTAAGTGTTTcacattcttgttttgtttgacacagagtctcactatgtagctattactgtcctggaactatgtagatcaggctgcacTCAAATTTAGAGAGATCTACCggcctctttctcccaagtgctgggattaaaggcgagcaccaccatgtctggtttcACTTTCATATTTTTGAAGACAAAACCAAATAACCAGTGGGTAGAAACCCATGCCATGGAACATGTCAAGGATCTGATTCCCCAGAACTTCACAAACTAGTCCTCTTGACACAAgtcctccttcctgtcctctaacaacttaaaaacagaagggaaaaacaATAAGTCATCCTCTTTAACCCAGATCTATGTGAGCAATCCTCTTGCATGGGGTTAGTCTCATGTCAACCACCACACTCAGGCTCCTATTATTCTAATGAATACTCAACTGTAGACTGCTTCCTGTTAGCCAGTCTCCGCAGAAGTATCCAGAGATCATATATTTCAGCTTTATCTCAATAAAGGAATTTAGACAAGTTGTAGTACAATGATTAAATGCCAAAATACACTGGTGGTTAACACTCTTGCAAGCAACGGGAGAGGTGTTAGGTTCAAGGATGCAGAACACAGCTCTTAGTTCTGCAGGGCATGTAGACCAAGTCAGCATCACAACTAGCAATGGCAGAATGGATATTCTGAGGCTGGAGTACATCCTGGGTTAGAgtgatggttcaatggttaagaaacagtgactgcttttccaaaaaaccaaggtttgatttccagccctCACCAATTCCATGAATTCTCACATCCctttttggcctccacaggtagTACCATATGGTACACACAAGCAGAACTCATTAATAAAACCAGTAAATCATCTCCTTGACAACACAAGTCTTACATTAGATAATGTAGTACCCATGATTTCAGTCGGACCTTACAATATAGACTGTAACCCCCTCTGGCCTGCAACTCTGCAGGCACACTGGCCTTTAACCCAGATCTGAAGTGCGAAGACAAAAGGTGTTTTAAGTCTGCTCAGACAGGGgtctttgttttacatttcttgAGTCCATCTTGAAACAAGAGTTAAAAAGACCCAAATTTAGAAATACGATATATAGTCCATTTGCACGCATCTGAACAGTTTTCAgttgtctcactatatagtcctggctaccctaactatgtagaccagggtggcctcaaactcaaagagatctgcctgcctgtatcccagcactgggacaaTGGCCACTCTTGAGGGCATTCTTTTACTCACCAAAAGATCATTCTTAACTGAATATAATGTAACTTAGCTTCTACCTCAATTTACAAATGTAACCCTCTCTGAAACACcagtattcccccccccccacccacacactagAAACCACGTGACATATGAGAACTGGTGTGTAATGATACACACAGCCAAAGGGCCAAACAATTTTTTCATAAAACAACTTTATTCAtgacacattatttaaaaaaaaaattcccatccCCTggaaatgagttaaaaaaaaaataaacaaaagccacCCGCCCGCCACCCTGTTCCCACTTCCTCCCATTCCCTccaaataaaagggaaaaaaaaagtaaagaaaaaaaaaataaaacaaaacaaaaacacctgaaaaacaaaaacacccccaAACTCCCCAAAACAAAGTAGTGCATTTCCCCAAGGGTAAGGGGAATTTACACTGGAGCCGCTGGGAGCGAGATCTTCCGGCTACAGAAACCTGCAAAGAAAGAcactcaaaacagaaaaagaaacacaaaaggaaacaaaatagatcACCAGGCAAACTGGAGGGGCAGGGAGCCGGAGGAAAGAAGGGCAGGGTAGGCGGAGGGAGACCTGGTAGGACaggagcaggcaggcagggactGCAGAAGGCAGGGAGAAGACGAGGAAACAAGCTCAACTGTTTGGTGTCCTTCCAGAGCCCTGGGTAAAAAAAAGCCCTCCTACCACCCGAGCCCACCTACCCTTGAGCAGGCCCAGAGAGGATGAAGGGGAGCAGGGAAACAGGGAGCAGCTTGCACAGTTGAGATGTGTCCATGACGAATCCCCAGAGGGAATATGTAGCCCCTGCCCCACGCCCTGGGCCTTCCCTTACTCCCAAAGCAGGTCCCTCCTCAGTTAGTTACGGGATCCCCCCTTCCAcagtatatcttttttttttttttttttaatattttttccatcaaggtcatcttctgtttttctttttttttttttaattcttttttttccttctttcctctttttttcctctctctcctcctaatACACACTTTTTTTAGTAAGGGGAATACCATGATGTCGCTCTAGCCCGGCCcctggaagaaagaaggagagttAGGTGTTAACAGGGTTACTAGAGAGTTCAGTGCAAGACCCTCCCCATGGGCCCGCAACTGCCCCAGTGACTGAAGGGAGCACCTCAAAAGTGAGGTCTCAATCCAGGAATAACACAACTGACAAACTGGGGGGCCTTGAGGT
Proteins encoded:
- the Slc22a17 gene encoding solute carrier family 22 member 17, which gives rise to MLFVALGMASDPIFTLAPPLHCHYGALPPNASGWEQPPNSSGVSVASAALAASAASGVVTSTDPSCSGFAPPDFNHCLKDWDYNGLPVLTTNAIGQWDLVCDLGWQVILEQILFILGFASGYLFLGYPADRFGRRGIVLLTLGLVGPCGVGGAAAGSSTGIMALRFLLGFLLAGVDLGVYLMRLELCDPTQRLRVALAGELVGVGGHFLFLGLALVSKDWRFLQRMITAPCILFLFYGWPGLFLESARWLIVKRQIEEAQSVLRILAERNRPHGQMLGEEAQEALQELENTCPLPATSTFSFASLLNYRNIWKNLLILGFTNFIAHAIRHCYQPVGGGGSPSDFYLCSLLASGTAALACVFLGVTVDRFGRRGILLLSMTLTGIASLVLLGLWDYLNDAAITTFSVLGLFSSQASAILSTLLASEVIPTTVRGRGLGLIMALGALGGLSCPAQRLHMGHGAFLQHVVLAACALLCILSIMLLPETKRKLLPEVLRDGELCRRPSLLRQPPPNRCDHVPLLATPNPAL